One segment of Akkermansiaceae bacterium DNA contains the following:
- the hisI gene encoding phosphoribosyl-AMP cyclohydrolase, which produces MENDISPAESTITFASRDDKKAIEEQPVFAPKFDSDGLIPALAMDAATKEPLMLAYMNEQSLLMTLELGEAVYYSRSRQELWHKGATSGHVQKIVDIRTDCDQDALILYVEQIGAGACHTGRSTCFYRSVDLASGKNPAALKFTETDLTFDPDAVYGQKS; this is translated from the coding sequence ATGGAAAATGACATCTCCCCTGCCGAATCAACCATTACCTTTGCTTCCCGCGACGATAAAAAAGCCATTGAGGAACAACCCGTCTTCGCACCCAAATTCGACTCCGACGGCCTCATTCCGGCGCTGGCGATGGATGCCGCCACCAAGGAGCCGCTCATGCTCGCCTATATGAATGAGCAATCCTTGTTGATGACACTCGAACTCGGTGAAGCTGTTTATTATTCCCGCAGCCGACAGGAACTCTGGCACAAGGGGGCCACTTCTGGACATGTGCAGAAAATTGTCGATATCCGCACCGATTGCGACCAGGACGCACTGATCCTCTATGTCGAGCAAATCGGCGCCGGGGCCTGCCACACGGGCCGCAGCACCTGCTTTTACCGCTCAGTGGACCTCGCCAGCGGCAAAAATCCGGCAGCCTTGAAATTCACCGAGACCGACCTGACCTTCGACCCGGATGCGGTCTACGGACAGAAGTCTTGA
- a CDS encoding carboxy terminal-processing peptidase, translating into MKKHSLLKILASGFIVAMTSVSCVGAKTDFNEVGKQMVIMLRNSHYERYAFDEKLGARFFDTYINSLDGNKQYFLASDVAGFRKKYGTNLHQLLLDGKCMTPAIEIYGVYRARANARIKYAQDLLNHEGAFTFDSHRKMMISRKDANWPATEQEAKQIWHDQVEQALLSELLRRESIHELAEKQGKADPMINKKAPGEMISLRFKRILQGINTATEEDIADEFFSAIAKSYDPHTDYFSMSEMERFMSGMQNSLVGIGAMLQAEDDGATKITGIVVGGPADKEGSLKLNDRIVGVDHTNAGTEEAMVDIMFEKLDRVVDMIRGKEGVEVRLKVEPADGAPGEVKFIVIKRGTVEMKEALASAEIIEMARPDGSKRRLGFITLPSFYADFQDWKTRCSIDIEKLLNRLKAEKVEGIILDLRGNGGGSLEEVRRMTGFFTGRGPVVQVKNHLGRIEVKDSSHRNPIYNGPIVVMIDKTSASASEILAGALQDYNRAVIVGDTSTFGKGTVQQPMEIRKMMPFMADARRAGVLKPTIQKFYRVAGSTTQLKGVESDIVLPSLYDAYEVGEKYLDHALAHDNIKRAPGFRELNRGNLFLPFIKENSLARVNQSKDFKYIAEDAERMIERRKENVISLNMDTRKKELAEAEERKDARNTERRKRFGGLAEQDSKTFRFFRLNLEDVELPKLEEIDPEKDKEKFMRQAKDGVADLDDTPDWPSSLDPAKRESIHILADLVEATERARMAGALQNNNG; encoded by the coding sequence ATGAAGAAACATTCCCTTCTCAAAATCCTCGCCAGTGGCTTTATCGTTGCCATGACTTCTGTTTCCTGTGTCGGAGCGAAGACTGATTTCAACGAGGTCGGCAAGCAGATGGTGATCATGCTGCGCAACAGCCATTACGAGCGTTATGCCTTCGATGAAAAATTGGGAGCCAGGTTCTTTGATACCTACATCAATTCCCTTGATGGGAACAAACAGTATTTTCTCGCCTCGGACGTGGCTGGGTTCCGTAAGAAATATGGCACCAACCTGCACCAGCTTCTGCTGGATGGCAAATGCATGACACCCGCCATCGAGATTTACGGTGTCTACCGTGCCCGCGCCAATGCCCGTATCAAATACGCCCAGGACCTGCTCAACCATGAGGGCGCATTCACGTTTGATAGTCATCGCAAAATGATGATCAGCCGCAAGGACGCCAACTGGCCCGCTACTGAACAGGAAGCCAAACAAATCTGGCACGACCAGGTGGAACAGGCTTTGCTGAGCGAGCTGCTGCGCCGCGAAAGCATCCATGAACTTGCTGAAAAACAAGGCAAGGCCGATCCGATGATCAATAAAAAGGCACCGGGCGAAATGATTTCCCTCCGCTTCAAGCGTATCCTGCAGGGGATAAACACCGCGACCGAAGAGGATATCGCGGATGAATTTTTCAGTGCCATTGCCAAAAGCTATGACCCGCATACCGATTATTTCAGCATGTCGGAAATGGAGAGGTTTATGTCGGGCATGCAAAACTCACTGGTGGGAATCGGTGCCATGCTTCAAGCCGAGGACGATGGTGCTACCAAGATCACAGGGATTGTGGTCGGGGGGCCTGCGGATAAAGAGGGCTCCTTGAAACTCAACGACCGCATCGTTGGTGTCGACCATACCAATGCCGGCACTGAAGAGGCGATGGTGGATATTATGTTTGAAAAGCTGGACCGGGTGGTCGACATGATCCGTGGCAAGGAAGGTGTCGAGGTCCGGCTGAAAGTCGAACCTGCCGACGGTGCCCCGGGGGAGGTGAAGTTCATTGTGATCAAGCGCGGGACCGTCGAGATGAAAGAGGCACTGGCGAGCGCTGAAATCATTGAGATGGCGCGCCCCGATGGCAGTAAGCGGCGGCTCGGATTTATCACGCTGCCGTCGTTTTATGCCGATTTCCAGGACTGGAAAACCCGCTGCTCGATTGATATTGAGAAGCTGTTAAACCGGTTGAAGGCAGAAAAAGTGGAGGGTATTATCCTCGATCTCCGTGGTAATGGAGGAGGCTCCCTGGAGGAAGTCCGCAGGATGACGGGCTTTTTCACCGGCCGTGGCCCTGTGGTGCAGGTGAAGAATCATCTGGGCCGCATCGAGGTCAAGGATTCCTCGCATCGCAACCCGATTTATAACGGGCCGATCGTGGTGATGATTGATAAGACCAGTGCGTCGGCCAGCGAGATTCTCGCCGGTGCGCTGCAGGACTACAATCGTGCCGTGATTGTAGGGGACACATCCACCTTTGGTAAAGGCACCGTCCAGCAGCCGATGGAAATCCGCAAGATGATGCCCTTTATGGCGGATGCACGCCGGGCAGGTGTCTTGAAGCCCACGATCCAGAAGTTCTATCGTGTTGCAGGCAGCACGACCCAGTTAAAAGGCGTTGAGTCTGACATCGTCCTGCCCTCGTTGTATGATGCCTACGAGGTGGGTGAAAAATACCTCGATCACGCCCTCGCACATGACAACATCAAACGTGCTCCCGGTTTCCGTGAACTGAACCGTGGTAATCTGTTTCTCCCCTTCATCAAGGAGAACAGCCTCGCACGGGTCAATCAGTCCAAGGACTTCAAATACATTGCGGAAGATGCTGAGAGAATGATCGAACGCCGCAAGGAAAACGTCATTTCCCTCAACATGGATACCCGTAAAAAGGAGTTGGCCGAGGCCGAAGAGCGTAAGGATGCCCGGAACACGGAACGACGCAAACGCTTTGGTGGCCTCGCCGAGCAGGACAGCAAAACCTTCCGCTTCTTTCGCTTGAACCTCGAGGATGTCGAGCTGCCCAAGCTTGAGGAAATCGACCCGGAGAAGGACAAGGAAAAATTCATGCGCCAAGCCAAAGACGGTGTTGCCGATCTGGATGATACTCCCGATTGGCCAAGCTCCCTTGATCCTGCAAAGCGTGAGAGCATTCATATTCTTGCCGACCTCGTGGAGGCCACCGAACGCGCCCGCATGGCCGGTGCCCTCCAGAACAACAACGGCTAG
- a CDS encoding HAD-IB family phosphatase, which yields MKLIVFDCDSTLSAIEGIDELARVRGPETFAEIEALTNAAMNGEVAIDEIFARRLDIIQPDFATCKQVGQLYIEHVEPTAMATLERLRAAGWDIVIVSGGFTQVIEPLAKHLGIDRIEAVPLKFNDDGSYQGFDASAPPTRNGGKPEIIARLKTELSPERVVMVGDGISDLETQGEVDTFIGFGRYAARQRVVAEADHFVKSLEAIPPLIEAG from the coding sequence ATGAAACTGATCGTTTTCGACTGCGACTCGACGCTTTCCGCTATTGAGGGGATCGATGAACTGGCCCGCGTGCGGGGACCGGAGACATTTGCCGAGATCGAAGCATTAACCAATGCCGCGATGAACGGCGAGGTGGCGATCGACGAGATCTTTGCACGCCGGCTCGACATCATCCAGCCTGACTTCGCCACCTGCAAGCAGGTCGGACAGCTCTACATCGAGCATGTCGAGCCAACGGCGATGGCGACTTTGGAAAGACTTCGCGCGGCAGGATGGGACATCGTGATCGTATCGGGCGGCTTCACCCAGGTGATCGAACCCCTGGCAAAACACCTGGGTATTGACCGGATCGAAGCCGTCCCCCTCAAATTCAACGACGATGGCAGCTATCAGGGCTTCGATGCTTCGGCCCCCCCGACCCGAAACGGTGGCAAACCGGAAATCATCGCCCGGCTCAAAACCGAACTATCCCCCGAACGTGTGGTGATGGTAGGCGATGGTATCTCGGACCTCGAGACCCAGGGCGAGGTCGATACCTTCATCGGTTTTGGGCGTTATGCCGCCCGCCAGCGGGTTGTCGCCGAGGCGGATCATTTTGTCAAATCACTGGAGGCCATCCCGCCGCTGATCGAGGCTGGGTAG